In one window of Mytilus trossulus isolate FHL-02 chromosome 7, PNRI_Mtr1.1.1.hap1, whole genome shotgun sequence DNA:
- the LOC134726458 gene encoding uncharacterized protein LOC134726458 — protein sequence MKLGDDLDNFARTLRIKEYFGNKDKEVDNEEDTDTSDSEEEIIIPHFKKKSSWIPKPSKSATLEDVIDKIKSDVVHLASNKYSSFYNTSPDEKKAIQSLRNRDDIVIKPADKGSAVVIMDKANYIAEAVRQLSDERFYKKLDYDPTSEFSSKIITALQTMYNDGHINEDTIGYLKPENAKPGRLYLLPKIHKVNNPGRPIVSANGHPTEKISEFVDFHLRSHVENLPSHIQDTTDYLRKMESMNPLPPETLLVTLDVTSLYTNIPHDDGIQSCREIWDSRNILEPPTECLVQLLTLVLKYNNFTFNGEHYLQINGTAMGTKMAPSYANIFMGKLEKQIIATSLSKPLSWFRFIDDVDMKWIESQQKLDDFIRHANNAHHSIKFTYEISDSKISFLDTTTSIKDGVISTDLYCKPTDKHQYLSPQSCHPKHCTKSIPYSQALRVKRICSSEEAVTKRLQELRGFLTKRGYKKLDIDKGTKESMHNKETQTGMLEQRSWDVSF from the exons ATGAAATTGGGAGATGACCTTGATAACTTTGCTAGAACCCTCAGAATCAAAGAATATTTTGGTAACAAGGATAAAGAGGTGGATAATGAGGAGGACACAGACACGTCTGACTCGGAGGAAGAAATCATAATTCCGCATTTTAAAAAGAAGAGTTCATGGATTCCAAAACCTAGTAAATCTGCTACACTGGAAGATGTTATCGACAAAATCAAATCGGATGTTGTTCATCTAGCTAGCAACAAGTACTCGTCATTTTACAACACCTCTCCTGACGAGAAAAAAGCCATACAATCGCTGAGAAACCGAGATGATATTGTGATAAAACCAGCAGACAAGGGTAGTGCCGTTGTGATAATGGACAAAGCTAACTACATCGCGGAAGCAGTGCGTCAGCTCTCTGATGAGAGATTTTATAAGAAGCTAGACTATGACCCTACTTCCGAGTTTAGCTCCAAAATTATCACTGCGTTACAAACCATGTACAATGACGGTCACATAAATGAGGATacaattggttatttaaagcCAGAGAATGCCAAGCCTGGTCGATTGTATCTTCTTCCCAAAATACACAAGGTTAACAACCCTGGTAGACCCATTGTATCCGCAAACGGCCATCCGACTGAGAAAATCTCGGAATTCGTCGATTTTCATTTAAGATCTCATGTAGAAAATCTTCCTTCCCACATTCAAGACACTACAGATTATCTTCGTAAAATGGAATCCATGAACCCTCTTCCTCCGGAAACCCTCCTTGTCACTTTAGATGTCACCTCATTGTATACCAACATACCTCATGATGACGGCATACAATCTTGTAGGGAAATATGGGACTCGCGCAACATTTTAGAACCACCTACAGAATGTTTAGTCCAGCTGCTTACTCTGGTCCTGAAATACAACAATTTCACCTTTAACGGTGAGCATTACCTTCAAATTAACGGGACAGCGATGGGGACGAAAATGGCACCGTCTTACGCCAATATTTTCATGGgcaaattagaaaaacaaattattgcaaCATCTTTATCCAAACCTTTGTCTTGGTTCCGTTTCATTGatgatgttgacatgaaatggATTGAATCTCAACAAAAACTGGATGATTTCATCAGACATGCAAACAACGCCCaccattcaattaaatttacgtATGAAATTTCCGACTCTAAGATATCTTTCTTAGACACAACCACATCTATAAAGGACGGTGTCATATCAACAGACCTTTACTGTAAACCCACAGATAAACATCAATACCTTTCTCCCCAAAGCTGTCACCCAAAACACTGTACAAAAAGTATCCCGTACAGTCAAGCTCTCAGAGTCAAGCGGATTTGCTCCTCTGAGGAGGCTGTCACGAAACGGTTACAGGAACTTCGcggatttttgacaaaacgagGTTATAAGAAATTGGACATAGATAAGGG aacaaaggaaagcatgcatAACAAAGAAACTCAAACTGGAATGTTAGAACAAAGGAGCTGGGAtgtaagtttttaa